The following coding sequences are from one Lipingzhangella halophila window:
- a CDS encoding VOC family protein encodes MRCSYIRLLVNDYVASFRFYRDVMKLPVLWGSEITRYAEFDVYSPTRLALNEREVMAEALGTIEKDAALPGQDRVSVIFEVDDVDHSAAELVAAGAPQVSPPKDWSAWGIRAAHFRDPDGYLLEINRPLVPET; translated from the coding sequence CTACGTCGCGAGTTTCCGCTTCTACCGCGACGTCATGAAGCTCCCGGTGCTGTGGGGCTCGGAGATCACGCGCTACGCCGAGTTCGACGTCTACTCCCCCACCCGGCTGGCGCTCAACGAACGCGAGGTGATGGCCGAGGCACTGGGCACAATCGAAAAGGATGCCGCGCTGCCCGGCCAGGACCGTGTCTCGGTCATCTTCGAGGTGGACGACGTCGACCACAGCGCCGCCGAACTCGTCGCCGCCGGCGCGCCCCAGGTATCCCCGCCCAAGGACTGGTCGGCCTGGGGCATCCGCGCCGCGCACTTCCGCGACCCCGACGGCTACCTGCTGGAGATCAACCGCCCGCTCGTTCCCGAAACATAG
- a CDS encoding fluoride efflux transporter FluC: MTVVLVALGAAVGAPLRYFMDRFVQVRHDSVFPWGTYAANATACLIMGFAAALALPGWAESLLVTGFLGALSTYSTFGYETFRMLENGARFLAFANIATSVAAGLGAAFIGAAFAEALPL, encoded by the coding sequence ATGACAGTGGTGCTGGTCGCGCTCGGCGCCGCGGTCGGCGCCCCCCTGCGCTACTTCATGGACCGGTTCGTGCAGGTCCGGCACGATTCGGTGTTCCCGTGGGGGACATACGCGGCGAACGCCACGGCGTGCCTGATCATGGGGTTCGCGGCCGCGCTGGCGCTGCCCGGCTGGGCGGAGTCCCTGCTGGTCACCGGTTTCCTGGGGGCGCTTTCCACCTACTCGACGTTCGGCTACGAGACGTTCCGGATGTTGGAGAACGGTGCCCGGTTCCTGGCGTTCGCCAACATCGCGACGTCCGTCGCGGCGGGTCTGGGAGCCGCGTTCATCGGTGCTGCGTTCGCGGAGGCGCTGCCGCTCTAG
- a CDS encoding fluoride efflux transporter FluC: protein MADDTGPRPVDPDVDVRVPRQRRELAGAPWAVPIAISLGGAAGAVARHGAEVAIPYEPGTFAWATLLVNLSGSFLIGVLMVVVTDILPGSRLLRPFLGVGVLGGYTTFSMHIDDAQRMLLAGAAGPALAYLVGTAAGAVVAVWAGTRVTAAVFRTRMPAGNDPVDAP from the coding sequence GTGGCGGACGACACCGGGCCGCGCCCGGTCGACCCCGATGTCGATGTGCGCGTCCCCCGCCAGCGCCGGGAGCTCGCCGGCGCTCCGTGGGCGGTGCCGATCGCCATCTCGCTCGGCGGCGCGGCCGGCGCCGTCGCGCGGCACGGCGCCGAGGTCGCGATCCCGTACGAGCCCGGAACGTTCGCCTGGGCGACCCTGCTGGTCAACCTTTCGGGCAGCTTTCTCATCGGCGTCCTGATGGTCGTGGTCACCGACATCCTCCCGGGCAGCCGGCTGCTGCGCCCCTTCCTCGGGGTGGGTGTGCTCGGCGGCTACACCACGTTCTCCATGCACATCGACGACGCCCAGCGCATGCTGCTCGCCGGCGCCGCCGGACCCGCGCTGGCGTATCTCGTGGGCACGGCGGCCGGCGCGGTCGTGGCGGTGTGGGCGGGAACCCGCGTGACCGCCGCGGTGTTCCGCACGCGGATGCCCGCCGGGAACGACCCGGTGGACGCGCCATGA
- a CDS encoding alpha/beta fold hydrolase gives MTVVPLQHRFDGPRHAPTVLLVPEFGTKWSMWEPQMPELTRTNRILRINHRGHGTSPAPEGPYTVAELVEDILALLERLGLERLSIVGFGLGGMLATWLASTAPDRVNRLALVAATARTPPVHRWRDIGSRARKDGMAAVSAEVTTSWFTPPWADERPDIVARMVEEFEAVEAAGYAGCCDAVADQDQRGSLARVRAPAVVLSAAHDPLLPPGHGRRLANGISGARFEVVPGAAHMVGIERSDRVNELLMGHVAR, from the coding sequence ATGACCGTTGTCCCCCTGCAGCACCGGTTCGACGGCCCCCGGCACGCCCCGACCGTGCTGCTTGTGCCCGAGTTCGGCACGAAGTGGTCAATGTGGGAACCGCAGATGCCGGAACTCACCCGCACCAACCGCATTCTGCGGATCAACCACCGCGGCCATGGGACGTCTCCGGCCCCTGAAGGTCCGTACACGGTGGCGGAGCTGGTCGAGGACATCCTGGCGCTGCTCGAACGGCTCGGGCTGGAGCGGCTGTCCATCGTGGGGTTCGGCCTGGGGGGAATGCTGGCCACCTGGCTCGCCTCCACCGCCCCCGACCGGGTCAACCGGCTCGCGCTGGTGGCCGCCACCGCCCGCACACCCCCCGTGCACCGCTGGCGGGACATCGGGTCGCGGGCCCGCAAGGATGGCATGGCGGCGGTGTCGGCCGAGGTGACCACGTCCTGGTTCACGCCGCCGTGGGCCGACGAGCGCCCCGACATCGTGGCGCGCATGGTCGAGGAGTTCGAGGCGGTCGAGGCCGCCGGGTACGCCGGGTGCTGCGACGCCGTCGCCGACCAGGATCAGCGCGGCTCGCTGGCGCGGGTACGCGCGCCAGCGGTGGTGCTGTCCGCCGCGCACGACCCCCTCCTACCGCCCGGTCATGGCCGGCGGTTGGCCAACGGCATTTCGGGAGCGCGGTTCGAGGTGGTTCCCGGGGCCGCGCACATGGTCGGGATCGAACGCTCCGACCGGGTCAACGAACTGCTCATGGGGCATGTGGCGCGCTGA
- a CDS encoding SgcJ/EcaC family oxidoreductase, with protein sequence MKPEVTGVDVPPEDVDAITAIVAELQRAQQNALPDPFMNLFHRDAIWTTGHGKLLVGADEIGAFTRRVLPPAREQPVTADFEVEHILFIRPDVAAVKIRQLPVTRDGRRLDETVDTSDPEAAVANNPDAIPGTPMHILAKEDGVWRITAAQNTKVIDPETFARWSRDRA encoded by the coding sequence ATGAAACCCGAGGTCACCGGTGTCGACGTTCCCCCGGAGGACGTGGACGCCATAACGGCGATCGTCGCCGAGCTGCAGCGTGCCCAACAGAACGCGCTGCCAGACCCGTTCATGAACCTGTTCCACCGGGACGCGATCTGGACCACCGGTCACGGCAAGCTGCTGGTCGGCGCGGACGAGATCGGGGCCTTCACCCGCAGGGTCCTTCCTCCGGCACGCGAGCAGCCCGTGACCGCCGACTTCGAGGTCGAGCACATTCTCTTCATCCGCCCCGACGTCGCCGCGGTCAAGATCCGCCAACTCCCCGTCACCCGCGACGGCCGGCGGCTGGACGAAACCGTCGACACCTCCGACCCGGAGGCCGCGGTGGCCAACAACCCCGACGCCATCCCGGGCACTCCGATGCACATCCTGGCCAAGGAGGACGGCGTCTGGCGCATCACCGCCGCCCAGAACACCAAGGTCATCGACCCGGAGACGTTCGCCCGCTGGAGCCGGGACCGCGCCTGA
- a CDS encoding HAD family hydrolase: MVPAVVTFDLFSALIDSRAGGSEAFGELARERGWPVDGATLYAHWDARNKAAQRDCAQWATFAELSGRALGETYRELGISADATQDAERILASVSQWPLWPDVADGLARIGRDYPVGILSNVDDDILRRTRAASLVDPDRALTSQRLAAYKPGPEIYHRAERRFAPLVHVASSARDVQGALRAGTTMIHLRRPGHTLDPQGPEPPRSAENLDELAERLSEITRG; the protein is encoded by the coding sequence GTGGTTCCTGCGGTTGTCACGTTCGATCTGTTCAGTGCGCTGATCGACTCCCGCGCTGGGGGAAGCGAGGCGTTCGGGGAGCTGGCGCGGGAACGCGGCTGGCCGGTGGACGGCGCCACGCTCTACGCTCATTGGGACGCGCGGAACAAGGCCGCCCAGCGCGACTGCGCGCAGTGGGCCACCTTCGCCGAGCTGTCCGGCCGGGCACTCGGCGAGACCTACCGTGAGCTGGGGATCAGCGCGGATGCCACGCAGGACGCCGAGCGTATCCTGGCCTCGGTGTCGCAGTGGCCGCTGTGGCCCGACGTCGCCGACGGGCTGGCGCGCATCGGCCGGGACTACCCGGTGGGCATCCTCTCCAACGTCGACGACGACATCCTGCGGCGCACCCGCGCGGCCTCCCTGGTCGACCCGGACCGGGCGCTCACCTCGCAGCGGCTCGCGGCCTATAAGCCCGGCCCGGAGATCTACCACCGGGCCGAGCGCCGGTTCGCGCCGCTGGTGCACGTCGCCTCCTCCGCCCGAGACGTCCAGGGCGCGCTGCGGGCGGGGACCACGATGATCCATCTGCGCCGTCCCGGACACACCCTGGACCCGCAGGGCCCGGAACCGCCCCGCAGCGCCGAGAACCTGGACGAGCTCGCCGAACGCCTCAGCGAGATCACCCGCGGCTAG
- a CDS encoding nuclear transport factor 2 family protein, protein MSVDTAPTNTQLSELLDRAALSDLLSRHGRWLDEKRFDEARSIFTEDATVVVGSGEVTGVDQIAALALRSHGDYAFTHHLTTNALIDISGDRAELTAQQLAVFCRTESEGLPRPEFTVGERYRMSAVRTGQGWRLSHVEGDRLWRREHHVPA, encoded by the coding sequence ATGTCCGTGGACACCGCTCCCACCAACACCCAACTCAGCGAGCTCCTCGACCGCGCCGCGCTGTCCGACCTGCTCTCCCGGCACGGGCGATGGCTGGACGAGAAGCGTTTCGATGAGGCCCGCTCGATCTTTACCGAGGACGCGACGGTGGTTGTGGGGTCGGGTGAGGTCACCGGGGTGGACCAGATCGCCGCTCTGGCCCTGCGCAGCCATGGCGACTACGCGTTCACCCACCACCTGACGACGAACGCCCTGATCGATATCTCCGGCGACCGGGCCGAGCTGACCGCGCAGCAGCTCGCCGTCTTCTGCCGGACCGAGTCCGAGGGACTTCCCCGGCCGGAGTTCACCGTTGGCGAGCGCTACCGGATGTCCGCGGTACGTACCGGCCAGGGCTGGCGGCTCTCCCACGTCGAGGGCGACAGACTGTGGCGGCGGGAGCACCACGTCCCCGCATGA
- a CDS encoding MarR family winged helix-turn-helix transcriptional regulator, with protein sequence MPTAPGTPPPARLHGLPSRMFTQLAVRVHRMVAEELGEYHTHHYALLAALAERGAASQAELGRACGIDRSDVVAALTELTTQDLVRREPDPSHGRRNLIRLTPTGQRVLADLDERIAAVQERFLAPLPADDRTRFTETLATLLEHHTGS encoded by the coding sequence ATGCCCACCGCCCCGGGAACGCCGCCGCCCGCGAGGCTGCACGGGCTGCCCAGCCGGATGTTCACGCAGCTCGCTGTCCGCGTCCACCGCATGGTCGCCGAAGAACTCGGGGAGTACCACACCCACCACTACGCGCTACTCGCCGCACTGGCCGAACGCGGCGCGGCCAGCCAGGCCGAGCTGGGGCGCGCCTGCGGCATCGACCGCAGCGACGTCGTCGCCGCGCTCACCGAGCTCACCACCCAAGACCTGGTACGCCGCGAACCCGACCCCTCTCACGGCCGCCGCAACCTCATCCGGCTCACCCCGACCGGGCAGCGGGTCCTGGCCGACCTGGACGAGCGGATCGCGGCGGTCCAGGAACGGTTCCTGGCTCCATTGCCGGCCGACGACCGCACCCGGTTCACCGAAACGCTGGCCACGCTGCTGGAGCACCACACCGGGTCCTGA
- a CDS encoding SURF1 family protein, whose translation MRSPLLQPRWLGIHVLAVLGAVCCFLLGYWQFERAQEPSRGVITNPVEDPSAATDLHAVLEPGEYMPENQANTAVTATGEYDAGSELLVPARSPDGAEQEGYNVVAPLVTEEGTAVAVHRGWVDGEAADTPDDLAPLPEGEVTVTGWVQPPQKKNDEGAVPMDMPEGQVARLAPSLLMNAWPYQLYEGYILLAGQEPAPEDGDAGGAGAQPQQVPPPDPPEEVEWNWRSLSYAAQWEVFGIAVLVFWIVLMRREREGTRPGNGSGGGTAGPDDGSDGPDGTPDGERENPASERPQPSPTGTSAA comes from the coding sequence GTGCGCTCTCCGTTGTTGCAACCCCGATGGCTCGGCATCCACGTGCTGGCAGTGCTTGGCGCGGTCTGCTGCTTCCTGCTTGGTTACTGGCAGTTCGAGCGCGCCCAGGAACCATCACGCGGTGTGATTACCAACCCGGTTGAGGACCCGTCAGCCGCCACCGATCTGCATGCCGTGCTCGAACCCGGCGAGTACATGCCCGAGAACCAGGCCAACACCGCCGTGACCGCCACCGGAGAGTACGACGCCGGGTCCGAGCTGCTGGTCCCGGCCCGCTCCCCCGACGGTGCGGAGCAGGAGGGCTACAACGTGGTCGCCCCGCTCGTCACCGAGGAGGGCACCGCCGTGGCCGTGCACCGCGGCTGGGTCGACGGTGAGGCAGCGGACACCCCGGACGACCTGGCGCCACTCCCCGAAGGGGAGGTCACTGTCACCGGATGGGTGCAACCGCCGCAGAAGAAAAACGACGAGGGCGCCGTCCCCATGGACATGCCCGAGGGGCAGGTCGCGCGGCTCGCCCCCTCGTTGCTGATGAACGCCTGGCCGTACCAGCTCTACGAGGGCTACATCCTGCTGGCCGGTCAGGAGCCCGCACCCGAGGACGGAGACGCCGGCGGCGCGGGGGCGCAGCCCCAGCAGGTGCCGCCGCCCGACCCGCCCGAAGAGGTCGAGTGGAACTGGCGCAGCCTGAGTTACGCCGCCCAGTGGGAAGTCTTCGGAATCGCCGTTCTGGTGTTCTGGATCGTGCTGATGCGCCGGGAACGCGAGGGGACGCGCCCCGGCAACGGTTCCGGCGGGGGCACCGCGGGCCCGGATGACGGTTCCGACGGCCCCGACGGCACTCCCGACGGCGAGCGCGAGAACCCCGCCTCAGAGAGGCCTCAGCCCTCGCCTACCGGAACCTCCGCGGCCTGA
- a CDS encoding DUF3817 domain-containing protein, which yields MEKKRLAFTLYRVLAYAAGVFLLLLAFVAMPAKYLVSETARFPLVPAPAGTERLFGEDSVLMLFVAIPHGYVYMAYVLVVVWVALERRWGAGRTLGVAVAGTIPFVGLIVEHRLAKAEKAADAPSQAAEVPVGEG from the coding sequence GTGGAAAAGAAGCGTCTGGCGTTCACGCTGTACCGGGTGCTCGCCTATGCCGCGGGTGTCTTCCTGCTGCTGCTGGCCTTTGTGGCGATGCCCGCGAAGTACCTGGTTTCCGAGACCGCCCGGTTCCCGCTCGTACCCGCTCCGGCCGGTACGGAGCGGCTGTTCGGCGAGGACTCGGTCCTGATGCTGTTCGTCGCGATCCCGCACGGTTACGTATACATGGCATACGTGCTGGTCGTGGTCTGGGTCGCGCTGGAACGGCGCTGGGGTGCGGGGCGGACACTCGGGGTCGCGGTCGCCGGGACGATCCCGTTCGTGGGGCTGATCGTGGAGCACCGCCTGGCCAAGGCGGAGAAGGCCGCGGACGCCCCCTCTCAGGCCGCGGAGGTTCCGGTAGGCGAGGGCTGA
- a CDS encoding glycosyltransferase: protein MRTARFIGSWIAGLIALALAVTLFTQWLGFALGAATGPASLFLWMAFGVNLLVWSSIGALRVVDSSARAVLQRGAAPARRRATAAPAPVGGRERSDDRVLVSAPAGGGGSATALVDEAGDGGTSERPAAPDGAAARESDADRMRLAVIIPAHNEEPVIDAAITSALRLFNRWDIYVVSDSSRDATADIAAETGINVLELLSNRGKAGSIEAVLQEFDLTENYDGVVILDADTELDAKYVEGAKRQLAEPGVAAVAGFVVAEWKPKERTVVGRLISAYRDRLYWMLQYLLRFGQTWRHTSTTFIVPGFASVYRSSVLKQLDINPKGLVIEDFNMTFEVHHRRLGRISMHPGTKARCQDPFTLGDYVKQVRRWTLGFWQTVRLHGVWPSLFWFALFFYIVEILLVAVLLIITAGLGIFTVLPEITGGAVLGLGWYSTGYAAVTAVLPLTVIGVGLFVPDYVLTCVMAAIRRRPSYLLYGLFFLPMRLIDSYLTLRTIPQAWTTKSDGQWKSPVRAAGKL from the coding sequence GTGCGTACTGCGCGCTTCATCGGGAGCTGGATTGCGGGCCTGATCGCCCTGGCACTGGCCGTGACTCTGTTTACCCAGTGGTTGGGGTTCGCGCTGGGCGCCGCCACTGGACCCGCCTCGCTGTTCCTCTGGATGGCATTCGGCGTGAACCTGCTTGTCTGGAGCTCGATCGGAGCGCTGCGCGTCGTGGACAGCTCCGCCCGTGCGGTACTCCAGCGGGGGGCGGCTCCGGCGCGCCGCAGGGCCACCGCGGCTCCCGCGCCCGTTGGGGGGCGGGAGCGCAGTGACGACCGGGTCCTGGTGAGCGCACCGGCCGGTGGCGGGGGTTCGGCAACCGCGCTCGTGGACGAGGCCGGCGACGGCGGCACCTCCGAGCGGCCGGCCGCGCCGGACGGCGCGGCCGCGAGGGAGTCGGACGCAGACCGGATGCGGCTCGCGGTGATCATCCCGGCGCACAACGAGGAGCCGGTCATCGATGCCGCGATCACCTCCGCGCTGCGCCTCTTCAACCGGTGGGACATCTACGTGGTTTCGGACAGCTCGCGCGACGCCACCGCCGACATCGCGGCCGAGACTGGAATCAACGTCCTTGAGCTGCTCAGCAACCGAGGCAAGGCCGGATCGATCGAGGCGGTACTCCAGGAGTTCGACCTGACCGAGAACTACGACGGCGTGGTCATCCTGGACGCCGACACCGAGCTGGACGCGAAGTACGTCGAGGGCGCCAAGCGGCAGCTCGCCGAGCCGGGGGTCGCGGCGGTGGCCGGGTTCGTCGTGGCGGAGTGGAAGCCGAAGGAGCGTACCGTCGTCGGCCGGCTGATTTCGGCCTACCGCGACCGGCTCTACTGGATGCTGCAGTACCTGCTCAGGTTCGGCCAGACCTGGCGGCACACCAGCACCACGTTCATCGTTCCGGGGTTCGCCAGCGTCTACCGGAGCAGTGTGCTCAAGCAGTTGGACATCAACCCCAAGGGGCTGGTGATCGAGGACTTCAACATGACGTTCGAGGTGCACCACCGCCGCCTCGGCCGGATATCGATGCACCCGGGGACCAAGGCCCGCTGCCAGGACCCCTTCACCCTCGGTGACTACGTCAAGCAGGTCCGCCGCTGGACACTGGGCTTCTGGCAGACCGTGCGGCTCCACGGGGTGTGGCCGAGCCTGTTCTGGTTCGCGCTCTTCTTCTACATCGTGGAGATCCTGCTCGTCGCGGTCCTGCTCATCATCACGGCCGGCCTGGGGATCTTCACCGTGCTCCCGGAGATCACCGGCGGCGCGGTGCTCGGTCTCGGGTGGTACTCGACCGGGTACGCGGCGGTGACGGCGGTGCTGCCGCTGACCGTGATCGGCGTGGGCCTGTTTGTCCCGGACTACGTCCTCACCTGTGTCATGGCGGCGATCCGGCGCCGGCCCAGCTACCTGCTCTACGGGCTGTTCTTCCTGCCGATGCGGCTCATCGACTCCTACCTCACACTGCGGACCATCCCGCAGGCGTGGACCACGAAGTCCGACGGCCAGTGGAAGAGCCCGGTCCGCGCCGCGGGCAAGCTGTGA
- a CDS encoding WbqC family protein: MRVAMHQPHYLPWLGLVDKIDRSDLFIVLDHVQYERKGWQNRNYVASKSGPVLLTVPVIQQSRNERIMDKVIDNTQSWQEKHRRTIAEHGYQGTPFWSDFGDRILGIYDREWSHLCEVAMATTRLVLECLNVTTPIVYASELGEFPGQKSELLAQLSAKVGATAMLSGDGARGYVDEGIFERYGIGVEWQDFQHPQYPQHTVKKGEFLPRMAALDLLLNVGPAGIDVLREARSGGTAPR; this comes from the coding sequence GTGCGCGTAGCCATGCACCAGCCGCACTACTTGCCCTGGCTAGGACTCGTCGACAAGATCGACCGAAGTGATCTCTTCATCGTTCTCGACCACGTCCAGTACGAGCGCAAAGGGTGGCAGAACCGCAACTACGTGGCATCAAAGAGCGGCCCCGTGCTTCTTACCGTTCCGGTAATCCAGCAGAGCCGGAACGAGCGAATCATGGACAAGGTGATCGATAACACCCAGTCCTGGCAAGAAAAGCATCGCAGAACGATCGCCGAGCACGGGTACCAAGGAACTCCGTTCTGGTCCGACTTCGGTGACAGAATTCTTGGAATCTACGACAGAGAGTGGAGCCATCTCTGCGAGGTCGCCATGGCGACCACCCGGCTTGTTCTGGAATGCCTCAACGTCACCACACCGATCGTCTACGCCAGCGAGCTCGGCGAGTTTCCCGGCCAGAAGAGCGAACTGTTGGCGCAGCTCTCCGCCAAGGTTGGGGCGACCGCAATGCTCTCCGGCGACGGCGCGCGCGGTTACGTGGACGAGGGAATCTTCGAGCGGTACGGGATCGGCGTCGAGTGGCAGGACTTCCAGCACCCGCAGTACCCGCAACACACCGTCAAGAAAGGGGAGTTCCTGCCGCGCATGGCGGCGCTCGATCTGCTGTTGAACGTCGGGCCGGCGGGAATCGACGTCCTCCGAGAAGCGCGCTCTGGGGGAACTGCCCCGAGGTAG
- a CDS encoding PIG-L deacetylase family protein, translating into MTIDWSRERLLVFAPHPDDETLGCGGLMTKAKKAGAEVYVQFVTVGDTADLSAKGYSTANERFSEIKKVADCFRWDDWNVAFPGDEYHLKLDTMPRFELSNTFERHSPLAITELRPTVVLAPHRTSYNQDHQVTAEAVHTALRPSDTRKRHHPRLVAAYEEAADQWRYDTAPSPNLLVELEETDLDAKLAAMRLYGTQIHEHPHTRSEPTLRSLAVLRGMQGGVALAEGFHAMRWLA; encoded by the coding sequence ATGACGATTGACTGGTCCCGGGAGCGACTACTGGTATTCGCACCCCACCCGGACGACGAAACACTAGGATGCGGCGGCCTTATGACGAAGGCCAAGAAGGCCGGAGCCGAAGTTTACGTCCAGTTCGTCACGGTCGGGGACACGGCGGACCTCTCCGCCAAGGGGTACTCCACAGCCAATGAGCGGTTCTCGGAGATCAAGAAAGTCGCGGACTGCTTCCGGTGGGACGACTGGAATGTCGCCTTCCCAGGCGACGAGTACCACCTCAAACTCGACACCATGCCACGCTTCGAGCTGTCCAACACGTTCGAGCGGCACAGTCCACTGGCGATCACGGAGCTGCGGCCGACCGTCGTACTCGCGCCGCACCGCACCAGTTACAACCAGGACCACCAAGTGACAGCCGAGGCCGTGCACACCGCACTGCGCCCTTCGGACACCCGCAAGCGCCACCATCCCAGGCTCGTGGCCGCCTACGAGGAAGCCGCCGACCAGTGGCGCTATGACACGGCACCGTCACCGAACCTCTTGGTGGAACTGGAGGAGACCGATCTCGACGCCAAGCTCGCAGCCATGCGCCTGTACGGGACACAAATCCACGAACACCCGCACACGCGCTCGGAACCCACGCTGCGGAGCCTGGCCGTACTACGCGGAATGCAAGGTGGCGTGGCGCTCGCGGAAGGGTTCCACGCGATGCGCTGGCTCGCCTGA
- a CDS encoding NAD-dependent epimerase/dehydratase family protein gives MKAVVTGGAGFIGSHLCDHLIAHGHQVVALDDLSTGSSANLTQLSGNPAFELVHGSILDQGLVNDVIEGSDTVFHLAAAVGVHTIVDKPLQSLRTNLHGTENVVEAAVAHKARFLVASTSEIYGKNDSDGLPEDADRVLGSPLKSRWSYAAAKGLDELVAYVYGEESGLPCVITRFFNIVGPRQTGRYGMVVPRFVSQALANKPITVYGEGTQRRCFGSVFDVVPAMVRLLDTPAAHNKAVNLGGKEEVSIKGLADRVIELTGSRSEIRYVPYEEAYGEGYEDMQRRMPDTTLAARLIGYAPERRLDDVIRSILEHNATPSVAPQRALLA, from the coding sequence TTGAAGGCCGTTGTGACCGGTGGCGCCGGATTCATAGGTTCCCATCTATGCGACCACCTGATCGCCCATGGCCATCAGGTGGTAGCGCTGGATGACCTTTCGACCGGGTCCAGCGCCAACCTTACGCAGCTCAGTGGCAATCCAGCCTTTGAGCTGGTGCACGGCTCGATCCTGGACCAGGGTCTGGTCAACGATGTGATCGAAGGGAGCGACACCGTTTTCCATCTCGCGGCGGCAGTGGGCGTCCACACCATCGTGGACAAGCCGTTACAGTCGCTGCGAACGAACCTGCACGGGACCGAGAACGTCGTGGAAGCCGCGGTTGCCCACAAGGCGCGATTCCTCGTCGCCTCGACCAGCGAGATCTACGGCAAGAACGACTCCGACGGCCTCCCCGAGGACGCCGACCGCGTCCTCGGCTCGCCCTTGAAGAGCCGCTGGTCCTACGCCGCGGCGAAAGGGCTGGACGAACTGGTCGCCTACGTCTACGGGGAAGAGTCCGGACTCCCCTGCGTGATCACCCGGTTCTTCAACATCGTGGGACCACGCCAGACCGGCCGGTACGGCATGGTGGTGCCCAGGTTCGTCAGTCAGGCACTCGCCAACAAGCCGATCACGGTGTACGGGGAGGGGACCCAGCGGCGCTGCTTCGGATCGGTGTTCGACGTCGTCCCGGCGATGGTGCGGCTTCTCGACACGCCGGCCGCCCACAACAAGGCGGTCAACCTGGGCGGCAAGGAAGAGGTCTCGATCAAGGGGCTCGCCGACCGGGTCATCGAGCTCACCGGGTCGCGCAGCGAGATCAGATACGTCCCGTACGAGGAGGCCTACGGCGAGGGCTACGAGGACATGCAGCGCCGTATGCCCGACACCACCCTGGCCGCGCGGCTCATCGGGTACGCCCCCGAGCGCCGGCTCGATGATGTGATCCGCTCCATCCTCGAACACAACGCGACCCCTTCGGTCGCACCGCAGAGGGCTCTTCTGGCCTGA
- a CDS encoding DUF202 domain-containing protein produces MRRRSGDPGLQPERTLLSWQRTVALIIVVALLYVRDPFQSGGSNAVAGLDPPQRVAVAALAVVVSGVLIAHVRRRWRACGNEGRDGGVGWVVAPLARPWALFFVSAGVAGFGVVIAAGAVLD; encoded by the coding sequence ATGAGGCGGCGCTCGGGCGATCCGGGGTTGCAGCCGGAGCGGACCCTGCTCTCCTGGCAGCGCACCGTTGCCCTGATCATCGTCGTCGCGCTGCTCTATGTGCGGGACCCGTTCCAGTCGGGCGGGTCGAACGCGGTGGCCGGCCTCGATCCGCCGCAGCGGGTGGCGGTGGCGGCCCTGGCGGTGGTGGTGTCCGGTGTCCTCATCGCCCATGTGCGGCGCCGCTGGAGAGCGTGCGGTAACGAAGGGCGAGACGGAGGCGTGGGATGGGTCGTCGCACCGTTGGCCCGGCCGTGGGCGCTCTTCTTCGTCAGCGCGGGTGTGGCGGGCTTCGGGGTGGTGATTGCGGCCGGCGCGGTCCTGGACTAG
- a CDS encoding YidH family protein, translating into MSAPASPASGGGRGSEGAEPDYRFTLANERTFLAWIRTALALIAGSVAVLHLVPLDWAPVMRMVVGLALAGLAVVISVHAPLRWIRVQRAMRLQRSLSLSVLPVVIAVGVALVCVVVLLGTYQS; encoded by the coding sequence GTGAGCGCGCCAGCATCGCCGGCCTCCGGCGGAGGCCGCGGGTCCGAAGGAGCAGAGCCCGACTACCGGTTCACGCTCGCCAACGAACGCACGTTTTTGGCCTGGATCCGGACGGCGCTCGCGTTGATCGCGGGTTCGGTGGCGGTGCTGCATCTCGTCCCGCTCGACTGGGCTCCGGTGATGCGGATGGTCGTCGGCCTCGCCCTTGCGGGGCTCGCGGTCGTCATCTCGGTTCACGCACCATTGCGCTGGATCCGGGTGCAGCGCGCGATGCGCCTGCAGCGGTCGCTCTCGCTGAGCGTGCTTCCCGTCGTCATCGCGGTGGGGGTGGCGCTGGTCTGCGTGGTGGTACTGCTCGGGACCTACCAGTCATGA